From Sardina pilchardus chromosome 9, fSarPil1.1, whole genome shotgun sequence, a single genomic window includes:
- the LOC134092807 gene encoding leucine-rich repeat-containing protein 3-like: MGAAAWRMAKGGGAGGWLCALLCAWLWGASRALCPEGCQCAWESRTVLCVDAGLREVPEDLPADTVSLHLERNLIRRLPEHAFSELLHLQDLHLSHNRIDSLASGALRHLSPELRLLDLSHNQLRQATREEFGATRAKTRLYHNPWHCDCALQELMQTLNLEPETVNGIVCESSARSAVGEGSRWEEPAAGSGAGHPLVKLLDMGVNFCSMQRKTTDVAMLVTMFVWFFMVIVYVVYYVRQNQAEARRHLEYLKSLPSPKKAPTETDTLSTGF; encoded by the coding sequence ATGGGCGCAGCAGCCTGGAGGATGGCTAAAGGTGGGGGAGCGGGAGGCTGGTTGTGTGCCCTGCTCTGTGCCTGGCTGTGGGGTGCGTCGCGCGCCCTGTGCCCCGAGGGCTGCCAGTGTGCCTGGGAGAGCCGCACCGTGCTGTGCGTGGACGCGGGGCTCCGCGAGGTGCCCGAGGACCTGCCCGCCGACACCGTCTCGCTGCACCTGGAGCGCAACCTCATCCGCCGGCTGCCCGAGCACGCCTTCAGcgagctgctgcacctgcagGACCTGCACCTGTCGCACAACCGCATCGACAGCCTGGCGTCGGGCGCGCTCCGTCACCTGAGCCCCGAGCTGCGGCTGCTCGACCTCTCGCACAACCAGCTGCGGCAGGCCACGCGCGAGGAGTTCGGCGCCACGCGCGCCAAGACGCGCCTCTACCACAACCCGTGGCACTGCGACTGCGCCCTGCAGGAGCTCATGCAGACGCTCAACCTGGAGCCCGAGACGGTCAACGGCATCGTGTGCGAGAGCTCGGCTAGGAGCGCCGTGGGCGAGGGCAGCCGCTGGGAGGAGCCGGCCGCCGGCAGCGGCGCCGGCCACCCGCTGGTCAAGCTGCTGGACATGGGCGTCAACTTCTGCAGCATGCAGCGCAAGACCACCGACGTGGCCATGCTGGTCACCATGTTCGTGTGGTTCTTCATGGTCATCGTGTACGTGGTGTACTACGTGCGGCAGAACCAGGCCGAGGCCCGCCGACACCTGGAGTACCTGAAGAGCCTGCCCAGTCCGAAGAAGGCCCCCACGGAAACAGACACGCTCAGTACAGGCTTCTGA